Proteins co-encoded in one Pseudomonadota bacterium genomic window:
- the accB gene encoding acetyl-CoA carboxylase biotin carboxyl carrier protein: protein MSSNFKVDAEAIRELAHLLDETGLSEIEIEDTGRRLRVARGMTSVPVAAAPASAPAAQSSEAAAPAAPAAGDAELAGAVASPMVGTAYLAPEPGAAPFVKAGDSVAEGDTLLIIEAMKVMNPIRAPHSGTVERVLIENGSPIEYGQPLIVLA from the coding sequence ATGAGCAGTAACTTCAAGGTCGATGCCGAAGCCATCCGCGAATTGGCGCATCTGCTCGACGAAACCGGGTTGAGTGAAATCGAGATCGAGGACACCGGACGTCGGCTGCGCGTCGCGCGTGGCATGACGAGCGTGCCGGTTGCCGCCGCACCAGCGTCAGCGCCGGCCGCGCAATCGTCGGAAGCCGCCGCGCCGGCGGCGCCGGCCGCGGGCGATGCGGAGCTTGCTGGCGCCGTTGCCTCGCCCATGGTCGGTACCGCCTATCTGGCGCCGGAACCGGGCGCGGCGCCGTTCGTCAAGGCGGGCGACAGCGTTGCCGAGGGCGACACGCTGCTCATCATCGAAGCCATGAAGGTGATGAACCCGATCCGCGCGCCCCATAGCGGTACCGTCGAGCGTGTGCTGATCGAGAACGGCAGCCCGATCGAGTACGGCCAACCCTTGATCGTTCTCGCCTGA
- a CDS encoding DUF2155 domain-containing protein, whose translation MRLALTLSLAVLGWMAAHGAAAQTYEPYPYVVLGGMDKVTARFTSFTVPVGSPAQFGTLEVTPRSCQKTPPEETPESTAFLEIDEVKDEERQRIFNGWMFASSPGVSALEHPVYDVWVMDCSLTAYDEVSEDGEGGSEAEPDAESSE comes from the coding sequence GTGAGGCTCGCCCTTACATTGTCTCTTGCGGTTCTTGGTTGGATGGCGGCGCATGGCGCGGCGGCCCAGACCTATGAACCCTATCCTTATGTCGTGCTCGGCGGCATGGACAAGGTCACCGCGCGCTTTACGTCCTTCACGGTGCCGGTCGGCAGTCCCGCCCAATTTGGCACGCTCGAGGTAACGCCGCGCAGTTGCCAGAAGACGCCACCGGAGGAAACGCCGGAAAGCACGGCCTTCCTTGAAATCGACGAGGTAAAGGACGAGGAGCGACAGCGCATCTTCAACGGCTGGATGTTCGCGTCGAGTCCCGGCGTGTCCGCCCTGGAACACCCGGTCTACGACGTCTGGGTGATGGACTGTTCGCTCACCGCTTACGATGAGGTCTCAGAAGACGGGGAAGGTGGCTCTGAGGCCGAGCCCGACGCCGAATCCAGCGAATAG
- a CDS encoding pyridoxal phosphate-dependent aminotransferase: protein MAIKVSKRGSVPPFYVMEVMRAAAERLASGRDVLHLEVGQPGTPAPRGVRQAAQRVIDDERLGYTVALGIEPLRAAIARHYQDNYGVHVPSEHIVVTTGSSGGFVLAFLAAFDVGDRVAIAEPGYPCYRNILSALGIEAVGLPVDHETRYQPTVAMLEAYQGKLDGLIIASPSNPTGTMIDRAGMVALCDYCAAHGIRLISDEIYHGIAFDFDATTAVGLNADAVVINSFSKYFSMTGWRVGWMVVPEDLQKPIERLAQNFFISPPTLSQFAAVAAFDCHDELRGNVAVYRENRELLLDRLPKAGLDRLSQADGAFYIYADTAHLADDSEVLCEQILDATGVAMTPGIDFDPLRGRQSIRISFSGPTADIDEAANRLVAWLPSQLRR, encoded by the coding sequence ATGGCGATCAAGGTCTCCAAGCGCGGCAGCGTACCGCCGTTCTATGTCATGGAGGTGATGCGCGCCGCCGCCGAGCGGCTGGCGTCGGGCAGGGACGTCTTGCACCTGGAAGTCGGCCAGCCCGGTACGCCGGCGCCGCGCGGTGTACGGCAGGCCGCGCAACGGGTTATTGACGATGAGCGGCTGGGCTACACGGTCGCCCTCGGCATCGAGCCGCTGCGTGCGGCGATCGCGCGTCACTATCAGGACAACTACGGTGTCCATGTGCCGAGCGAACACATCGTTGTCACCACGGGGTCGTCAGGCGGGTTCGTGTTGGCTTTTCTCGCCGCCTTCGATGTCGGCGACCGCGTTGCCATCGCCGAGCCGGGTTACCCCTGCTACCGGAACATCCTGAGTGCACTGGGCATTGAAGCCGTCGGTTTGCCAGTCGACCACGAGACACGCTATCAGCCGACGGTCGCCATGCTGGAGGCGTATCAGGGAAAGCTGGACGGCCTGATCATCGCCAGCCCCTCCAACCCCACCGGCACCATGATCGACCGTGCCGGCATGGTGGCGCTGTGCGACTATTGCGCGGCCCACGGGATCCGGCTGATATCCGACGAGATCTATCACGGGATAGCGTTCGACTTTGATGCGACGACGGCGGTTGGCTTGAACGCCGACGCTGTCGTCATCAACAGCTTCTCGAAGTATTTCTCCATGACGGGCTGGCGTGTCGGTTGGATGGTCGTGCCCGAAGACCTGCAGAAACCGATCGAGCGTCTGGCGCAGAACTTCTTCATCTCGCCACCGACGCTCTCGCAGTTCGCGGCCGTCGCCGCCTTCGACTGCCATGACGAGCTGCGTGGCAACGTCGCCGTCTACCGCGAGAACCGGGAACTGCTGCTCGACCGGTTGCCCAAGGCCGGTCTCGACCGCTTGAGCCAGGCTGACGGCGCCTTTTACATCTACGCCGATACCGCCCATTTGGCCGATGACAGCGAAGTCCTGTGCGAGCAGATCCTGGACGCGACGGGCGTCGCGATGACGCCCGGTATCGACTTCGACCCGCTGCGCGGCCGCCAGTCGATCCGGATCTCGTTCTCCGGTCCGACGGCGGACATTGACGAGGCAGCCAATCGCCTCGTGGCGTGGCTGCCCAGTCAACTTCGGCGGTAA
- the mlaD gene encoding outer membrane lipid asymmetry maintenance protein MlaD, producing the protein MGGKAIETLVGAVVVVVAIGFFIFAYNKSDVARVTGYTVTGSFSSVGSLKPGADVRLSGIKIGSVQGMHLDPQYFQAIVSMSIDDDVKLPEDTSASISADGLLGGSYISLQPGFSDVDLADGGEITITQGAVDIMDLISRALFGGVSQSGDTGG; encoded by the coding sequence ATGGGCGGAAAAGCGATTGAGACACTGGTCGGGGCGGTGGTGGTCGTCGTCGCCATCGGCTTTTTCATCTTCGCCTACAATAAGTCGGACGTGGCGCGGGTCACCGGCTACACGGTCACCGGCTCGTTTTCATCTGTCGGATCGCTCAAACCCGGCGCCGATGTGCGCCTGAGCGGCATCAAGATCGGCTCGGTGCAGGGCATGCACCTGGATCCCCAGTACTTCCAGGCGATCGTCTCGATGAGCATCGATGACGACGTCAAGCTGCCTGAAGACACGTCTGCCAGCATTTCCGCCGACGGCCTCTTGGGCGGCAGCTATATCTCGCTGCAGCCAGGCTTTTCCGATGTGGATCTGGCCGATGGCGGTGAAATCACCATCACCCAAGGTGCGGTCGATATCATGGACCTGATCTCGCGCGCCCTGTTCGGCGGCGTCAGCCAGTCAGGCGACACCGGGGGTTGA
- a CDS encoding gamma-glutamyltransferase gives MIRHCAAVLLVSATLIGCDSLDGFDDDVTEGVPIVEGFFGGVAGDEPRAVLVARSTLAAGGSAADAVVAYFFASAVTYPAASSLAAGGACIAYTQGENQARLIDFRDAMPAASPEGELRPTMIPGAVRGMAVLHAEMGVLAWTDLITPAERMARFGHPVSRALARDLSLVGDALIEDPGAYAVFTGPDGRLLREGDDLIQLDLSAMLTYIRTRGAGDFYTSLGAAQFVEAVQSVGNRITLEDMRNYRPQWRETYSVAVPQAIFGAEAPLRVPGPGFDAGATSLWVWSMYDEGDLFAQSDPAARAHLQAATSLRAAVARTMAPDAPPDPAIVDLLMSSYSPGAATPIGELPAAPTPLQENPASTSVSAVDAFGNAASCVFTMNSLFGNGRVAPGTGIVLAARPGEGWGNGMSLMPALMVNENTQDVIFVGATSGGIVAGPVMATVTAGIMQADMSLAEAIDAPRVFDPGLPDVAIVEEAIPQSTLDTLIARGYELRSFPELGRVNAIYCPGGVRSNPGSCSFVNDPRGFGLAVGG, from the coding sequence ATGATCCGCCATTGTGCGGCGGTTTTGCTGGTCTCGGCAACGCTCATCGGTTGCGACTCCTTGGACGGCTTTGACGATGACGTTACCGAGGGCGTGCCCATCGTCGAGGGTTTCTTCGGTGGCGTCGCCGGCGATGAGCCGCGCGCCGTTCTCGTTGCACGCTCGACCCTGGCGGCTGGCGGCAGCGCCGCGGATGCGGTTGTGGCCTACTTCTTTGCCAGCGCCGTGACCTATCCGGCGGCCTCCTCTCTGGCCGCAGGTGGTGCGTGTATCGCCTACACACAAGGCGAAAATCAGGCACGATTGATTGATTTCCGTGACGCTATGCCGGCCGCCTCGCCGGAAGGCGAGTTGCGGCCCACGATGATCCCCGGCGCCGTGCGCGGGATGGCTGTATTGCACGCGGAAATGGGCGTCCTGGCATGGACCGATCTGATCACGCCGGCCGAGCGCATGGCGCGGTTCGGCCACCCGGTCTCGCGGGCTCTGGCGCGCGATCTCTCCTTGGTCGGCGACGCGCTGATCGAGGATCCCGGCGCCTATGCTGTCTTTACCGGGCCTGATGGCAGGCTGCTGCGTGAGGGCGACGACCTGATCCAGCTCGATTTGAGCGCCATGCTGACCTATATCCGCACCCGCGGCGCTGGCGATTTCTACACCAGCCTGGGCGCCGCACAGTTCGTGGAAGCCGTGCAGTCAGTCGGCAACCGCATCACGCTCGAGGACATGCGCAACTATCGGCCACAGTGGCGCGAGACCTATAGCGTCGCCGTGCCGCAGGCGATTTTCGGCGCGGAAGCGCCGCTGCGCGTGCCCGGACCCGGCTTCGATGCAGGCGCGACGAGCCTGTGGGTCTGGTCGATGTATGACGAGGGCGATCTTTTCGCCCAGTCGGATCCGGCTGCCCGGGCGCACCTTCAAGCGGCGACCTCGCTGCGTGCCGCCGTCGCGCGGACGATGGCGCCGGACGCGCCGCCCGACCCGGCGATCGTCGACCTGTTGATGTCGAGCTACAGCCCTGGCGCGGCCACGCCGATCGGCGAACTGCCGGCAGCGCCGACGCCGCTGCAGGAAAACCCGGCATCGACCAGTGTTTCCGCCGTCGATGCGTTCGGCAACGCGGCGTCCTGCGTCTTCACCATGAACAGCCTGTTCGGCAACGGGCGCGTGGCACCGGGCACCGGTATCGTTCTGGCGGCCAGACCCGGCGAGGGATGGGGTAACGGCATGTCGTTGATGCCGGCCCTGATGGTGAACGAGAACACGCAAGATGTGATTTTTGTCGGTGCGACATCGGGCGGCATTGTCGCAGGCCCGGTCATGGCGACCGTTACCGCCGGCATCATGCAGGCAGATATGTCATTGGCCGAAGCCATCGATGCGCCCAGGGTCTTCGACCCCGGCTTGCCCGACGTCGCCATCGTCGAGGAAGCGATACCGCAGAGCACGCTCGATACCCTCATTGCCCGGGGGTACGAATTGCGCTCGTTCCCGGAGCTTGGGCGGGTCAACGCGATTTATTGTCCAGGCGGCGTGCGCAGTAACCCAGGCAGCTGCAGCTTCGTGAACGATCCCCGCGGCTTCGGTCTTGCGGTTGGCGGCTGA
- the aat gene encoding leucyl/phenylalanyl-tRNA--protein transferase produces MTGLTPGLLLRAYAAGVFPMAEHQDDAELFWVDPERRGVIPLDAFHVPRKLRRTLKREVFEIRVDTVFDDIVEACAEPSPGRETTWINNAIRQAYGMLHQLGHAHSVETWRDGELVGGLYGVSLAGAFFGESMFSRTTDASKVALVHLVERLRAGGFQLLDAQFMTDHLARFGAVEVSRAAYHRLLKEALKIEADFYSLDSASGSASEPPSPSSETSS; encoded by the coding sequence GTGACGGGACTGACGCCGGGCCTGTTGTTGCGCGCCTACGCCGCCGGTGTTTTTCCGATGGCCGAACACCAGGACGACGCCGAGTTGTTCTGGGTCGACCCCGAACGGCGCGGCGTCATTCCGCTCGATGCCTTTCACGTACCGAGAAAACTGAGACGCACGCTCAAGCGCGAGGTCTTCGAGATCCGTGTCGATACCGTGTTCGACGACATCGTCGAAGCTTGCGCCGAACCCTCCCCGGGACGCGAGACGACATGGATCAACAACGCGATTCGCCAAGCCTACGGCATGCTGCATCAGTTGGGGCATGCCCACAGCGTCGAAACCTGGCGCGACGGCGAACTTGTCGGCGGTCTCTATGGCGTCAGTCTGGCTGGCGCGTTCTTTGGCGAGAGCATGTTCTCGCGCACGACGGACGCCAGCAAGGTCGCGCTGGTCCACTTGGTGGAGCGCCTAAGGGCCGGCGGATTTCAACTCTTGGACGCCCAGTTCATGACCGATCATCTCGCGCGGTTTGGCGCGGTCGAGGTGTCGCGCGCCGCCTATCACCGGCTCTTGAAGGAAGCGCTGAAGATCGAGGCCGACTTCTATTCGCTGGATTCGGCGTCGGGCTCGGCCTCAGAGCCACCTTCCCCGTCTTCTGAGACCTCATCGTAA
- a CDS encoding NADH:ubiquinone oxidoreductase subunit NDUFA12, whose amino-acid sequence MATIGTRLYTWMKGELVGSDEFGNRYYQERGVKEGRWRRRWVLYKGKPEASKVPPDWHAWLHRTTAEPPSEAPLPEKPWEKEHLPNLTGTKERYLPPGHILKGGHRAAATGDYEAWRPE is encoded by the coding sequence ATGGCGACAATTGGGACACGACTCTATACCTGGATGAAGGGCGAACTGGTCGGCAGCGACGAGTTCGGCAACCGGTACTATCAGGAACGGGGCGTGAAAGAGGGTCGCTGGCGTCGGCGTTGGGTGCTCTACAAGGGTAAGCCCGAGGCGTCGAAGGTGCCGCCGGACTGGCATGCCTGGCTGCATCGCACCACCGCAGAGCCGCCCAGCGAGGCACCGCTTCCCGAAAAACCCTGGGAAAAAGAGCACCTGCCGAACCTGACGGGGACAAAGGAACGCTATCTGCCGCCGGGCCACATCCTGAAGGGCGGCCATCGTGCCGCCGCAACCGGCGATTATGAAGCCTGGCGTCCGGAATAA
- the aroQ gene encoding type II 3-dehydroquinate dehydratase — MASKVLILNGPNLNLLGDREPEIYGSETLADIEATAREHGKGVGLDVDFRQSNHEGQLIDWLHEVRGKASGVIVNAGGLTHTSVALLDALNAMDMPVVEVHLSNIHRRDAFRRHSYVAQAATGSVCGFGSHGYVLALDAIARLIERKGA; from the coding sequence ATGGCCTCAAAGGTGCTCATCCTGAATGGCCCGAACCTCAACCTGCTGGGTGACCGCGAGCCGGAGATTTACGGTTCCGAGACCCTGGCGGATATCGAGGCAACGGCGCGCGAGCACGGCAAAGGGGTCGGGCTTGATGTCGACTTCCGCCAATCCAACCATGAAGGCCAGCTAATCGACTGGCTTCACGAGGTACGCGGCAAGGCGAGCGGCGTGATCGTCAATGCCGGTGGACTGACCCATACGTCCGTTGCCTTGCTTGATGCGTTGAACGCGATGGACATGCCGGTCGTCGAGGTCCATCTGTCGAACATTCACCGGCGCGACGCATTCCGCCGCCACTCCTATGTCGCGCAGGCCGCGACCGGCTCGGTTTGCGGTTTCGGGTCCCACGGTTATGTTCTCGCGCTGGATGCCATCGCGCGTTTGATCGAACGGAAGGGTGCATGA
- a CDS encoding M48 family metalloprotease: MLVLGALPWDPAYAQSRQISILRDAEIEDTIRVYADPLFVAAGLDPQSINIHLVNDRSLNAFVSNGRNMFMFSGLLMSTDDPNQIIGVIAHETGHIAGGHLVSVRGEVEKATAAAILSTILGIAVAAATGEGAAAAAGSTIGSGIAQREFFRYTRTQESAADQAALSYLDATGQSSEGLYDLLRTFENQELLSATNQDPYMRTHPLTSDRLQAVKHHIEVSPHSNAPADPDLMMRQARMVAKLVGFLESLRVTLQRYPESDQSIPARYARSIAYFQDRQMDKAVPLIDGLIAEEPDNPYFHELKGQMLFETGSGDLALASYAQSVELAPDQPLLAIGYAQALIESGEETNLEIAASSLEQALRIEPRNATAWRLLGMAYGRLGLEARASVASAEFSYLTGDHQQAEFLARRAVQGLEYGTPDWQRANDILNALNAGDG; the protein is encoded by the coding sequence GTGTTGGTTTTAGGTGCTCTGCCGTGGGATCCTGCTTACGCTCAGTCCAGGCAGATCTCGATCCTGCGTGACGCAGAGATCGAAGATACCATCCGCGTTTACGCCGATCCACTGTTCGTGGCGGCCGGCCTTGATCCTCAGTCGATCAATATTCATCTGGTCAACGACAGATCGCTGAACGCGTTCGTCTCCAACGGGCGCAACATGTTCATGTTCAGCGGGCTTTTGATGAGTACGGATGACCCCAACCAGATCATCGGGGTGATCGCGCATGAGACCGGCCATATTGCCGGCGGGCATCTGGTCAGCGTGCGTGGCGAAGTAGAAAAGGCGACGGCCGCGGCCATTCTGTCAACCATCCTGGGCATTGCCGTCGCCGCCGCGACGGGTGAAGGCGCGGCAGCCGCGGCCGGCAGCACGATCGGCTCTGGCATCGCACAACGCGAGTTCTTCCGCTACACCCGCACCCAGGAATCGGCTGCCGACCAGGCCGCCCTGTCCTATCTCGACGCCACCGGCCAGTCGTCGGAGGGGCTCTACGACCTCCTGCGCACCTTCGAAAACCAGGAACTGCTTTCGGCGACCAACCAGGACCCTTACATGCGGACCCATCCGCTGACGAGCGACCGGTTGCAGGCGGTCAAACATCACATCGAGGTTTCACCCCATAGCAACGCGCCCGCCGATCCGGACCTGATGATGCGCCAGGCGCGCATGGTCGCCAAGCTGGTCGGCTTCCTGGAGAGCCTGCGGGTGACTTTGCAGCGCTATCCCGAAAGCGATCAGAGCATACCGGCCCGCTATGCCCGCTCGATTGCCTATTTCCAGGACCGCCAGATGGATAAGGCGGTGCCGCTGATCGACGGCCTGATCGCCGAGGAGCCGGACAACCCCTATTTCCACGAATTGAAGGGGCAAATGCTGTTCGAGACCGGGTCTGGCGACCTGGCGCTCGCGAGTTATGCACAGTCAGTTGAGCTGGCGCCTGATCAGCCGCTGCTGGCAATCGGCTATGCCCAGGCCCTGATCGAATCCGGTGAGGAGACCAATCTGGAGATTGCCGCCAGTTCCCTCGAGCAGGCATTGCGTATCGAGCCACGCAACGCCACTGCCTGGCGTCTTCTGGGTATGGCCTATGGCCGGCTCGGCCTTGAAGCACGCGCGTCGGTGGCGTCCGCCGAGTTCTCCTACCTGACCGGCGACCACCAGCAGGCCGAGTTTTTGGCCCGGCGTGCGGTCCAGGGTCTTGAGTACGGCACGCCCGACTGGCAGCGAGCCAACGACATCCTGAACGCCCTCAACGCCGGCGACGGTTAG
- the accC gene encoding acetyl-CoA carboxylase biotin carboxylase subunit → MFDKVLIANRGEIALRIHRACREMGIRTVAVHSEIDAGAMHVRLADESVCIGPAPASESYLNIPAIVSAAEISGAEAIHPGYGFLSENARFAEIVEEHGITFIGPSSEHIRLMGDKLVAREKAAELGLPLVPGSPDAVESPEQAAAIADEIGYPVLLKAAAGGGGRGMTLVHNADDLAGAFSRTQHEAEAAFGNGALYVEKYLVKPRHIEVQICGDSFGNVVHLGERDCSVQRRHQKVVEEALSPALNDAARARLGDMAVNAMKKLGYTNLGTVEFLYTGDEFYFIEMNTRLQVEHPVTELVTGIDLVREQIRLATGAPLSFGQKDVRFEGHAIECRITAEDPETFMPAPGKVTSFHPPGGMSVRVDSALYAGYAVPPNYDSLIAKLIVHGRNRIECMMRLRRALEEFVIDGIATTIPLHQRLMANQDFANGDYDVAWLERLLAEDE, encoded by the coding sequence ATGTTTGACAAAGTCCTGATCGCCAACCGCGGAGAGATCGCGCTGCGCATCCATCGCGCATGCCGCGAAATGGGCATCCGCACCGTCGCCGTTCATTCCGAGATCGATGCCGGCGCCATGCACGTGCGCCTGGCCGACGAGAGCGTGTGCATCGGGCCCGCCCCGGCGTCGGAGAGTTATCTCAACATTCCGGCCATCGTATCGGCGGCCGAGATCAGCGGCGCCGAGGCGATCCATCCGGGCTACGGCTTCTTGTCGGAGAACGCCCGTTTCGCCGAAATCGTCGAGGAACACGGCATCACGTTCATCGGCCCGAGCAGCGAGCATATTCGCCTGATGGGCGACAAACTCGTGGCGCGCGAGAAAGCCGCGGAGCTCGGCCTACCCCTGGTGCCGGGCTCGCCAGACGCCGTCGAGTCCCCTGAACAGGCCGCCGCCATCGCCGACGAGATCGGCTATCCCGTCTTGCTAAAGGCGGCCGCAGGCGGTGGCGGGCGCGGCATGACACTGGTCCACAACGCCGACGACCTGGCGGGCGCCTTCTCGCGCACCCAGCACGAGGCAGAGGCCGCGTTCGGCAACGGCGCGCTCTATGTCGAAAAGTACCTGGTCAAACCACGTCATATCGAGGTTCAGATCTGCGGCGACAGCTTCGGTAACGTCGTGCATCTAGGCGAACGCGATTGTTCGGTGCAGCGGCGCCACCAAAAGGTCGTCGAAGAAGCGCTGAGCCCCGCCTTGAACGACGCGGCGCGCGCGCGGCTGGGCGACATGGCGGTCAACGCCATGAAGAAACTGGGCTATACGAACCTTGGGACGGTCGAGTTCCTGTATACCGGCGACGAGTTCTACTTCATCGAGATGAACACCCGCCTGCAGGTCGAGCATCCGGTTACTGAACTTGTCACCGGCATCGACCTGGTGCGCGAACAGATCCGCCTCGCCACCGGCGCGCCGCTTAGCTTCGGTCAGAAAGACGTCCGCTTCGAAGGCCACGCGATCGAATGCCGCATCACCGCGGAAGACCCCGAGACGTTCATGCCGGCACCGGGCAAGGTGACCAGCTTCCATCCGCCAGGCGGCATGAGCGTGCGCGTCGACTCCGCTCTCTATGCCGGCTACGCCGTGCCGCCGAACTACGACAGCCTGATCGCCAAGCTGATCGTCCACGGCCGCAACCGTATCGAATGCATGATGCGGCTGAGGCGAGCGCTTGAGGAATTTGTCATCGACGGGATCGCGACGACCATTCCTCTCCACCAGCGCTTGATGGCCAACCAGGACTTCGCCAACGGCGACTATGACGTCGCGTGGCTGGAACGCCTGCTGGCCGAAGACGAGTAG